In Neovison vison isolate M4711 chromosome 14, ASM_NN_V1, whole genome shotgun sequence, the following proteins share a genomic window:
- the ARL6IP1 gene encoding ADP-ribosylation factor-like protein 6-interacting protein 1, translating to MAEGDNRSTNLLAAETASLEEQLQGWGEVMLMADKVLRWERAWFPPAIMGVVSLVFLTIYYLDPSVLSGVSCFVMFLCLADYLVPILAPRIFGSNKWTTEQQQRFHEICSNLVKTRRRTVGWWKRLFTLKEEKPKMYFMTMIVSLAAVAWVGQQVHNLLLTYLIVTFLLLLPGLNQHGIILKYIGMAKREINKLLKQKEKKNE from the exons ATGGCGGAGGGAGATAATCGCAGCACCAATCTGCTG GCTGCAGAGACTGCAAGTCTGGAAGAGCAGCTGCAGGGATGGGGAGAAGTGATGCTGATGGCTGATAAAGTCCTCCGATGGGAAAGAGCCTGGTTTCCACCTGCCATCATGGGTGTGGTTTCTTTGGTGTTTCT gacTATCTACTATCTAGATCCATCTGTTCTGTCCggtgtttcctgttttgttatgtttttgtgCTTGGCTGACTACCTTGTTCCCATTCTAGCTCCTAGAATTTTTGGCTCCAATAAATG GACCACTGAGCAACAGCAAAGATTCCATGAAATTTGTAGCAATCTGGTAAAGACTCGACGTAGAACTGTGGGCTGGTGGAAACGTCTCTTTACACTGAAGGAAGAAAAGCCTAAAAtg TACTTCATGACCATGATCGTTTCTCTTGCTGCGGTTGCTTGGGTGGGACAGCAAGTCCACAACCTGCTGCTCACCTATCTGATAG tgactttCTTACTGTTGCTTCCTGGATTAAATCAGCATGGAATCATTTTGAAGTACATTGGAATGGCCAAAAGGGAGATAAATAAGCttctcaaacaaaaagaaaagaaaaatgaataa